GTGATGTTAATACGTGCCGGATGCATCGCACCCGGCACACAATATTAACGCAAATTAACGTTTCGCAACGCGAATGGATTGCGCCAGATGTGCAGGTTTCTCTTTGGTGACTTTTTGCGTTTCTGAAGCGTATGCCGTTTCTACACAAACAAAGGTCTTGTAGCCATCATCCGGCATATCGCCCATGCTAACTGAAAGCGCCGGTCCTGGGTTCCAGCCTACAACGTTCAGATGATGCTGGTGGCCTACGGCGATAATACGATTCAGCGCTTCGTCATTAATTACGCTGCAATCTTGCGGATTCAGATACACGCGATCGGTACGGTCAGGGAAGGTCTGAATACCGTCGGTCAGTACATCTTCTTTCGCGTCATTTACTTTATCAATGAAGCGATCGCCTAGTCCACTGACGCTTACCTTAGCGATATCACCCACGTTAAAGTAGGTATGCAGAGCAGAGGTAGTTTCAAATTCGCCGTGTGCTTCAAGATCGATTTCACAGGCTTTACCTACGCGGAAATGCGCTAACAGCGTAAAGTCGTGCGGCCAGAATTTTTTCGTCTCTTCGCTTTGTGTCAATTCAAAAGTCAGCGCTACACCATCAGCATCTTCACGATGTGATTTCAGCGTCCACGGCAGGTTGCGGGCAAAACCGTGCGCAGGCAGACCTTGTTGTACAGCCGGACCAAACCACGGCCAGCAAACCGGTATGCCACCGCGAATGGCGACGCCATTTTTGAACGGTGTGTTGTTACTCAACCACAGAACTTCTTCTTCACCCGCAGGTTTCCACGAGAGAAGGTGTGCGCCCTGTAATGCAAAAGAGGCTTTTACCTGGGGATGATCGACCACAATGAGGTCCAGTTCATCCAGTTTACGACGGGAGAGGACAGGGGAGATTTGTTCGATGACCGGAAGGGCAAAAATTTTCTTAATCATGACGCAGTCCTTTAACTTCATTTTATCAGGTAAAAAAAAGAGCGACCGAAGTCGCTCTTTTTAGATCACAGAGTCATCTCAACTTATTTGGAGATGTGAGCGATCAGGTCCAGAACTTTGTTGGAGTAACCGGTTTCGTTGTCGTACCAGGATACCAGTTTCACGAAGTTGTCGTTCAGAGCGATACCCGCTTTAGCATCGAACACGGAAGTGCAAACTTCGCCGTTGAAATCGGTAGATACTACGTCATCTTCGGTGTAGCCCAGAACGCCTTTCATTTCGCCTTCAGCAGCAGCTTTAACGGCAGCTTTGATCTGCTCGTAAGTTGCAGCTTTTTCCAGACGAACGGTCAGGTCAACTACGGATACGTTCGGGGTCGGAACGCGGAACGCCATACCAGTCAGTTTGCCATTCAGTTCTGGCAGTACTTTACCTACAGCTTTAGCAGCACCGGTAGAGGACGGGATGATGTTCTGGGAAGCACCACGGCCGCCGCGCCAGTCTTTGTGAGACGGGCCGTCAACGGTTTTCTGAGTAGCGGTAGTAGCGTGAACGGTGGTCATCAGACCTTCGATGATGCCGAAGTTATCGTTGATAACTTTAGCCAGCGGAGCCAGGCAGTTGGTGGTGCAGGAAGCGTTAGAAACGATGTCCTGACCAGCATATTTGTCGAAGTTAGCGCCTTTAACGAACATCGGAGTGTTGTCTTTAGACGGACCAGTCATAACCACTTTTTTCGCACCAGCGGTGATGTGTTTACGAGCAGTTTCGTCAGTCAGGAACAGACCAGTTGCTTCAGCGACAACGTCAACACCAACTTCGTCCCATTTCAGGTTAGCCGGATCACGTTCAGCGGTAACACGGATTTTTTTACCGTTAACGATCAGATGACCGTCTTTCACTTCAACGGTACCGTCGAAACGGCCGTGAGTGGAGTCATATTTCAGCATGTATGCCATGTAATCAGCGTCTAACAGGTCGTTGATTGCAACGATCTCGATGTCAGAACGTTTCTGAGCAGCACGGAAAACAATGCGACCGATACGGCCAAAACCGTTGATACCTACTTTGATAGTCATATATTCCACCAGCTATTTGTTAGTGAATAAAAGGTTGCCTGTAAAATTACAAAAACCTTACGCAGCGTCAAGCGGAATCGTGTCAATCATTGCGACAAATCAATCCTGTGCCTAAGCATTATGCGACTGACTCGCCTCACTCTTCCTTTGGGCTTGAGACCACATGGGGTCGGCGCCCCGAATTTTAAAGGGCAATTACGATAAAAATGTGATTTTCATCACGATTTAGGTGCAGCCATTTCGTCGAGATCAAGTTTAGGACAAAATTTTGCCAGTTGGTGTTAATGTTTTGTTAGAATCAGTCACGTAATGTGAGCACGATTAAAGTGAGATGTGAGCAAATGGCTAATAAACCTTCGGCAGAAGAACTGAAAAAAAATTTGTCCGAGATGCAGTTCTACGTGACGCAGAATCATGGGAC
The nucleotide sequence above comes from Escherichia coli. Encoded proteins:
- the gapA gene encoding glyceraldehyde-3-phosphate dehydrogenase produces the protein MTIKVGINGFGRIGRIVFRAAQKRSDIEIVAINDLLDADYMAYMLKYDSTHGRFDGTVEVKDGHLIVNGKKIRVTAERDPANLKWDEVGVDVVAEATGLFLTDETARKHITAGAKKVVMTGPSKDNTPMFVKGANFDKYAGQDIVSNASCTTNCLAPLAKVINDNFGIIEGLMTTVHATTATQKTVDGPSHKDWRGGRGASQNIIPSSTGAAKAVGKVLPELNGKLTGMAFRVPTPNVSVVDLTVRLEKAATYEQIKAAVKAAAEGEMKGVLGYTEDDVVSTDFNGEVCTSVFDAKAGIALNDNFVKLVSWYDNETGYSNKVLDLIAHISK
- the yeaD gene encoding D-hexose-6-phosphate mutarotase, giving the protein MIKKIFALPVIEQISPVLSRRKLDELDLIVVDHPQVKASFALQGAHLLSWKPAGEEEVLWLSNNTPFKNGVAIRGGIPVCWPWFGPAVQQGLPAHGFARNLPWTLKSHREDADGVALTFELTQSEETKKFWPHDFTLLAHFRVGKACEIDLEAHGEFETTSALHTYFNVGDIAKVSVSGLGDRFIDKVNDAKEDVLTDGIQTFPDRTDRVYLNPQDCSVINDEALNRIIAVGHQHHLNVVGWNPGPALSVSMGDMPDDGYKTFVCVETAYASETQKVTKEKPAHLAQSIRVAKR